A window from Brachyhypopomus gauderio isolate BG-103 chromosome 6, BGAUD_0.2, whole genome shotgun sequence encodes these proteins:
- the tpd52 gene encoding tumor protein D52 isoform X1, with amino-acid sequence MEDSEKGIPGADGVAEVGEDAANSADQTGPNEVFTAEEQEELRTELAKVEEEIQTLSQVLASKEKQVAEIKRKLGITPLNELRQNLSKGWQEVTTSTAYRKTSETLSQAGQKATAAFSSVGTAITRKLEDVRNTPTFKSFEEKVDTLKTKMSPEGSSSELGDVSHPVPNAEPMLEQPEVMTAHDPEPH; translated from the exons ATGGAGGATTCTGAAAAAG GTATTCCGGGAGCAGACGGCGTAGCAGAAGTGGGGGAGGACGCGGCGAACTCGGCGGACCAGACGGGCCCTAACGAAGTCTTCACCGCAGAGGAACAAGAGGAGCTTCGCACCGAGCTGGCCAAG gtggaggaggagatccAGACTCTCTCTCAAGTGCTGGCGTCGAAGGAGAAGCAGGTGGCCGAGATCAAGCGCAAGCTGGGCATCACCCCGCTCAACGAGCTCCGGCAGAACCTGAGCAAGGGCTGGCAGGAGGTCACCACCTCCACCGC GTACAGGAAGACCTCCGAGACGTTGTCGCAGGCAGGGCAGAAGGCCACAGCGGCGTTTTCCAGCGTGGGCACCGCCATCACCCGGAAGCTGGAGGATGTCAG GAACACTCCAACCTTCAAGTCATTTGAGGAGAAAGTGGATACTTTAAAG ACCAAGATGAGCCCCGAGGGGTCATCCAGTGAGCTGGGGGACGTCTCTCACCCTGTGCCGAACGCAGAGCCAATGCTGGAGCAGCCCGAGGTGATGACTGCCCACGACCCAGAACCCCACTGA
- the tpd52 gene encoding tumor protein D52 isoform X2, producing MEDSEKGIPGADGVAEVGEDAANSADQTGPNEVFTAEEQEELRTELAKVEEEIQTLSQVLASKEKQVAEIKRKLGITPLNELRQNLSKGWQEVTTSTAYRKTSETLSQAGQKATAAFSSVGTAITRKLEDVRLQSFSNYFSIRSIQHSASMPVMRNTPTFKSFEEKVDTLKTKMSPEGSSSELGDVSHPVPNAEPMLEQPEVMTAHDPEPH from the exons ATGGAGGATTCTGAAAAAG GTATTCCGGGAGCAGACGGCGTAGCAGAAGTGGGGGAGGACGCGGCGAACTCGGCGGACCAGACGGGCCCTAACGAAGTCTTCACCGCAGAGGAACAAGAGGAGCTTCGCACCGAGCTGGCCAAG gtggaggaggagatccAGACTCTCTCTCAAGTGCTGGCGTCGAAGGAGAAGCAGGTGGCCGAGATCAAGCGCAAGCTGGGCATCACCCCGCTCAACGAGCTCCGGCAGAACCTGAGCAAGGGCTGGCAGGAGGTCACCACCTCCACCGC GTACAGGAAGACCTCCGAGACGTTGTCGCAGGCAGGGCAGAAGGCCACAGCGGCGTTTTCCAGCGTGGGCACCGCCATCACCCGGAAGCTGGAGGATGTCAG ATTACAGTCATTTTCCAATTATTTTAG CATACGCTCCATACAGCATTCTGCTAGCATGCCAGTGATGAG GAACACTCCAACCTTCAAGTCATTTGAGGAGAAAGTGGATACTTTAAAG ACCAAGATGAGCCCCGAGGGGTCATCCAGTGAGCTGGGGGACGTCTCTCACCCTGTGCCGAACGCAGAGCCAATGCTGGAGCAGCCCGAGGTGATGACTGCCCACGACCCAGAACCCCACTGA
- the zbtb10 gene encoding zinc finger and BTB domain-containing protein 10 translates to MSGERNRRSLAFRGGGPAVAGSSAVRGSNGTSWEAQAWRDRHLNGNRPDQEEDRDPGAKGPSLGKVEGGGSVSDSTEPEAEEEEDPEGGRWAAGRDASVDSIGWTSVTVAGEGDGWTVGNGVSEDGAAAGSEDDRVEAGSGGEKEPGAGKARVEMRPQTLLQKHSLFQASWLQEFPWLRFCRETGLMWCSWCHHVASAGGDELVKGGRSYKRALLLRHHLSSEHGRNDPAKQETERSEDAEGAEVEDYRSKSSENSYCYQLLQELDKQRKSGVLCDVSIVVSGQVFRAHKNILVAGSRYFKTLYCLTKNEGSEQTTVTHLDVAAVQGFSVILDFLYSGNLLLTSQNAIEVMSVASYLQMTEVVQSCRAFIKDVLNISIKQEAPHSVVVDYNKRRTLPKDGQGADKKPGNFWATSILSELSIKASGQVKEEPGDADGSAGEGCALGSSGWGGDNSSESTEAEPSGPGPVFVWNEPATGTRAGVKREARPEPGSGRRKKQIARRFVYNIPPEPEEGFDEGMFIQPSASYTREDFSYLSESTGETSDTALNKLKCPHCNYIAKHRRTLKRHLIIHSGVRSFSCDICGKLFTRREHVKRHSLVHKKDKKYKCMVCKKIFMLAASVGIRHGSRRYGVCVDCADSHPATQDGLEGMQELEFPRDEDFEEPVDGDEDMAEEGEGEEPNENDQSTWEGDAGVTPEED, encoded by the exons ATGTCCGGAGAGCGAAACCGCAGGTCGCTGGCTTTCCGAGGAGGCGGACCAGCCGTGGCCGGGTCCAGCGCTGTCCGGGGCAGCAACGGTACCAGCTGGGAGGCCCAGGCTTGGCGAGATCGACACTTGAACGGGAACAGGCCGGATCAAGAGGAGGATAGGGATCCGGGGGCAAAAGGACCGTCGCTGGGTAAAGTGGAGGGCGGGGGGTCCGTCAGCGACAGCACAGAACCGGaggcagaggaggaagaggacccgGAAGGGGGGAGATGGGCGGCGGGGAGAGACGCGTCGGTTGACAGTATCGGTTGGACGTCCGTGACGGTCGCGGGAGAGGGCGATGGATGGACGGTCGGCAACGGCGTGAGCGAAGACGGGGCCGCCGCGGGGTCCGAGGACGACAGGGTCGAGGCGGGGAGCGGCGGGGAGAAGGAGCCGGGCGCCGGGAAGGCTCGGGTGGAGATGAGACCGCAGACGCTGCTCCAGAAACACTCGCTCTTCCAGGCGTCGTGGCTGCAGGAGTTCCCCTGGTTGAGGTTCTGCCGGGAGACGGGGCTCATGTGGTGCTCCTGGTGCCACCACGTCGCCTCGGCCGGCGGCGACGAGCTGGTGAAGGGCGGCCGCAGCTACAAGCGGGCCCTGCTGCTCCGGCATCACCTGTCCTCGGAGCACGGCAGGAACGACCCCGCCAAACAG GAGACGGAGAGGTCGGAGGACGCGGAGGGCGCGGAGGTGGAGGACTACAGGAGCAAGTCCAGCGAGAACTCCTACTGTTACCAGCTGCTCCAGGAACTGGACAAGCAGCGCAAGAGCGGCGTCCTGTGTGACGTCAGCATCGTGGTGAGCGGCCAGGTGTTCCGGGCGCACAAGAACATCCTGGTAGCCGGCAGCCGCTACTTCAAGACCCTCTACTGCCTGACCAAGAACGAGGGCAGCGAGCAGACCACCGTCACGCACCTGGACGTGGCCGCCGTGCAGGGCTTCTCCGTCATCCTGGACTTCCTGTACTCGGGCAACCTGCTCCTCACCAGCCAGAACGCCATCGAGGTGATGTCGGTGGCCAGCTACCTGCAGATGACGGAGGTTGTGCAGTCGTGCCGGGCCTTCATCAAGGACGTGCTGAACATCAGCATCAAGCAGGAGGCCCCGCACTCGGTGGTGGTGGACTACAACAAGCGCCGCACGCTGCCCAAGGACGGCCAGGGCGCCGACAAGAAGCCCGGCAACTTCTGGGCCACCAGCATCCTGTCGGAGCTGTCGATCAAGGCCAGCGGGCAGGTGAAGGAGGAGCCAGGAGATGCCGACGGTTCTGCAGGGGAGGGGTGCGCGCTGGGCAGCTCGGGGTGGGGCGGAGACAACTCCTCGGAGTCCACGGAGGCCGAGCCGTCCGGACCGGGCCCGGTGTTCGTGTGGAACGAGCCCGCCACCGGCACCAGGGCCGGCGTCAAGAGGGAGGCACGTCCCGAGCCGGGCAGCGGCAGGCGGAAAAAGCAGATCGCAAGACGATTCGTCTACAACATCCCCCCCGAGCCGGAGGAGGGCTTCGACGAGGGCATGTTCATCCAGCCCTCGGCCTCCTACACCAGAGAGGACTTCTCTTATCTCTCCGAGAGCACAG GCGAAACGTCTGACACCGCCCTAAATAAGCTCAAGTGTCCCCACTGTAACTACATTGCCAAGCACCGGCGAACACTAAAGAGGCATCTGATCATCCACTCGGGCGTGCGCTCCTTCAGCTGTGACATCTGCGGCAAGCTCTTCACCCGCCGAGAGCACGTCAAGAGACATTCCCTG GTGCACAAGAAGGATAAGAAGTACAAGTGCATGGTGTGCAAGAAGATCTTCATGCTGGCCGCCAGCGTGGGCATCCGTCACGGCTCCAGACGCTACGGCGTGTGCGTGGACTGCGCGGACTCTCACCCGGCCACGCAGGACGGCCTGGAGGGCATGCAGGAGCTGGAGTTCCCACGCGACGAGGACTTCGAGGAGCCCGTCGACGGCGACGAAGACATGGCGGAGGAGGGCGAGGGGGAGGAGCCTAACGAGAACGACCAATCCACCTGGGAGGGTGACGCGGGTGTCACCCCCGAGGAGGACTAA